The DNA segment ATGTACTTCGTCCCGGGTCGCCACCTCGACACCTTCCGCATCAAGGCGGAGAAATCCGGCAAGGCCCAGCCCATCTCGATCAGCATCGGCCTGGATCCCGCGGTCTACGTGGCGGCCTGCTTCGAGCCGCCCTCCACGCCCCTCGGGTTCAACGAGCTGAGCATCGCGGGCGCCCTGCGCGGCAAGCCGGTGGAACTGGTGGACTGTCTCACGGTCAAAGCCAAGGCCGTGGCCCACGCGGAAATCGTCATCGAGGGCGAGCTGATCCCCGACGTGCGGATGGTGGAGGACCAGAACACCGGCACCGGCAAGGCCATGCCCGAGTTCCCGGGCTACAACGGCCCCGCTAACCAGTCCCTGCCCGTCATCAAGGTCAAGGCCGTCACCCACCGGGTGAACCCCATCATGCAGACCTGCATCGGACCCAGCGAGGAGCACGTCAACCTGGCGGGCATCCCCACCGAGGCGAGCATCATCACCATGGTGAACCGCGCCCTGCCCGGGCTGCTCCAGAACGTCTACGCCCATCCCAGCGGCGGCGGGAAGTACGTCGCGGTGCTCCAGGTGAAGAAGGGCATTCCCGTGGACGAGGGGCGGCAGCGCCAGGCGGCGCTCCTGGCCTTCTCCGCCTTCTCCGAACTGAAGCACGTGATCCTGGTGGACGAGGACGTGGATCCCTTCGATTCCAACGACGTCCTGTGGGCCATGGCCACGCGCTTCCAGGCGGACGCGGACGTGATCGCCATCCCGGGCGTGCGCTGCCACCCGCTGGATCCCTCCCAGTCGCCGGAGATGAGCCCGTCGATCCGTGGGAAGGGCATCACCTGCAAGGCCATCTTCGACTGCACCGTGCCCTTCGATCAGAAGGCCCGCTTCCACCGCGCCAAGTTCATGGACGTGGACCTCGAGAAGTTCCTCGTGCCCTCCACCCGGCCCCTGAACCTCTAGGCCCTCCCGGCCGCCGGCTCTCCCGCCGGCGGCCGTCCTCTTCTCCGCCCCATCTCCCTCCGCAGGAGCCTGCATGCTAGGTCCATTTGTCAA comes from the Geothrix sp. 21YS21S-4 genome and includes:
- a CDS encoding UbiD family decarboxylase — its product is MKATLEPNAITVGKADEVSDLRSALRLLAHIPGQLLCTDAMVDPHAELSGVYRHVGAAGTVMRPTQLGPAMLFNTIKGYEGHRVSIGMLADRRRVALLLGTTSERLGFHMCEALNQPIQPVMVGAEKALCQEVVHRATDPGFDIRKLIPAPTNTEEDAGPFITMGLCYGADPENGQEDVTIHRLCVQGPDTISMYFVPGRHLDTFRIKAEKSGKAQPISISIGLDPAVYVAACFEPPSTPLGFNELSIAGALRGKPVELVDCLTVKAKAVAHAEIVIEGELIPDVRMVEDQNTGTGKAMPEFPGYNGPANQSLPVIKVKAVTHRVNPIMQTCIGPSEEHVNLAGIPTEASIITMVNRALPGLLQNVYAHPSGGGKYVAVLQVKKGIPVDEGRQRQAALLAFSAFSELKHVILVDEDVDPFDSNDVLWAMATRFQADADVIAIPGVRCHPLDPSQSPEMSPSIRGKGITCKAIFDCTVPFDQKARFHRAKFMDVDLEKFLVPSTRPLNL